The Rhizobium viscosum genomic sequence TTGGCTCTTGTAGACGAAGCTGGAGTTGCGTGAGATGACGAAGAGCTCGTGGCGGCGCGACAGTTCGGTGAGGATATCCTCGGTCAGGCCATCGGCAAAGAACTCCTGCTCGGGATCGCCGCTCATGTTGTTGAAGGGAAGAACGACGATCGTGGGTTTGGAAGCGGTCCGCTTGCCGTCTGCGGCATTCGCCGCGGGCGCGAGGACGGTGTCGTCGAACCCGACCCGGTAAAGGTGAACCGGACGACTGATATTCTTCAGTGCCTTCTCGCCAAGGTCCTCGATGGCCACTTCGAGTCGGTCGGCAATCTGCGTCGCCACCGCGGCCGTGACGCAGATGCCTCCGACGTCGGCCAGTTGTTCGACGCGCGCGGCAATGTTCACACCATCGCCGAAAATGTCATCGTCGTCGAAAATGATATCGCCGACATTGATGCCGATCCGGAATTCGATCCGTCGATCCTGCGGCACGTCGGAATTGCGCCGCTTCATGCGCTGCTGGACTTCCACGGCGCATCTCACAGCGTCGGTCACGCTCTGGAATTCGACCAGCATGCCGTCGCCCGTCGTCTTGATGATGCGGCCCTCGTTCTTGGCGATGGCAGGGTCGATCAACTCTATCCGGTGCGTTCTGAGCCGGGCGAGCGTGCCGGCTTCGTCCGCCTCCATCAGTCGGCTATAGCCTGCCATGTCGGCCGCTAGGACTGCTGCTAGTCTTTGTTTCATCGACTTGCCACAAACGATTCGCCATGACCGGACTGGAATTGGCGACCTCGGCCTATTCTACCTCAGGCCGTTGCGATCGCCTATCTAAATTAGCGTCCACTGATTATACGAGGCGGGCAAAGCAGCCAGCGCTTTGACATCCGTGAACATAGATGAGGCTTATACTTTCTTTGCAAAATCGACCATGTCTGCAAGGCAACAAGCAGTCCGGGAGTTTGCTAAAAATCCATCCAACAACGTTATGGCCTGTTTGGCCTAGTCTCCGCGTCCGCGCCCCGACTGCCCCTCCCCCAGGAAATATCGGGATTTCTGTTCGAGGGAGGATAAGCTGTTTTTCAAACGATAATTCAATGTGGTGCGAGCGACGGGGATCGAACCCGTATAGCCTAAGGCCGAGAGATTTTAAGTCCCTTGCGCAAAAGTTAATCACATTGATTTTAAATGATATTATCTACATTACTCTGTGTATGTGTTCAAATATGTGTACAAATCAGGCTGAATTTGAACGGCAAACACATCGTCATCGCCTGCGATAATAGGCATCCCACGCCAGCTTAATGTCAAAAAATGTCCACTCGCGGCGGCGTCCATACGCCGGGCTGGGCCGGTTAAAACACTCGTTGAGTTTCGTCTCGCGCTGGAATTTCATGAACCACGCGGTGGATTTGGGCTTGTCACGCGCCGTGGCCGCGATCTGGCGGATGATACCGCTGTGAGCCCAATGAGTGTATGGGTCTTTCAAAGACCCCGGATCTGACAGGTATAGGCGGAGCCTCTGCAGAGTCGCTTCGTCGGGTGATTGATGGAGCTGTGAACGAAGCTCCTCGACGGCTAGTGCCGCCCCTCGCCTAGCAGCTTCGGCCAGCATATCGCGCAGTTGCGCATCAGTTAACACAAGCGTCTGCAAGGCTTCCATGAGCAAAGACTTTCGTTGGCGGGATTGGAGCAGTCAAAATCACTGCAAAACTATTGCGTCACATGAAAAAAATGACGTCAATCCCATCAGGAGCGAACGGACATTGAAGTGTTTCCCACTTCAGAGCCTCACCAACCTGTAGTATAACAGTCGCACAAAAGAGGATTCACTTTGAGCGGCTTTGACGACGGGGCAACGATAGGCGGCTGGCGCACTGACCACCTTTATGTGCACCCATTCAAGAACGGTGACGGTAAATTCTTCACCGTCATCATCGAGGAGGGGGGCAGCCGTTCAATTGAATACATCCCGCCATTTCCGTCTCGGAACAGACTAAAGGTGAAGTTTACCTTCATCACCGAACGGAATGAGATAACAAAGGTCGAACTGCGGAAATACAAGGAGTACAAAGACGGATGGCGAGAGCAGTGGTCAGGTGCGGACGATCCTATTGCCCTGTCGCACTTCTCTTTCCAGAAAATAATGGCGCTGCTTCAACTAATGACGGAGTTGGATTTAGCCAGCGTCACCGAACGTAGGCTGGCGATTCACGAAGGCTATGGCCCTATAGACAGGGAAACGGCTGATAAGGTGAAGTCCATCGTTGCCTTACCTGAAGGGTATAAGATTCTCGACGAGGTCTTGCAAAGCGGCCTTATCCAATCCCACGACATCGTCAATATCGGCTATCGCAAGGCACAACTCGGCATCTTCAAGCGACTCCTGGAGGAGCCGGGTTACCTCGACGTATACAAGGTGGAAGAAGGCCTAACGACACCACAAGAAGAAAAGGTCTGGCAGAATTTTTTTCAAAGGAATCCGTGGATATTTGGTTTCGGATTGGATTACCGTTACCTGAATATCTTGCAGGCTGAGGCGCATATCGCGGACACCGATCTCAGCGGCAATGATGCCGCCATCGTGGACTTCCTCATGGGCTGTACGGACTTCACAGTCCTGGTCGAAGTGAAAAAACCATCCACGCCACTATTCCTAAAGAACCAAAACCGAGCAAATAGCTGGCGGCTGTCGAGAGATTTCACGGATGCCGTTTCACAAATCCTCGAGCAGAAAGCGAGTTGGCAGATTAAAGCCGAGACCAATGCCCACAAGAACCTCAACGGAGCTGGGAAGCTGTTGCGGCAACGCACCCTGGACCCCAAATGCATCCTGATCACGTCATCCGACGCGGCCTTCGCCGGCTCTGAAAAGGAGCGAGAGATTAAATTGAGGACATTTGAGCTGTTCCGGCGGGACACACGGAACATCGAAGTCCTGACCTATGATGAGCTCTATGAGCGAGCGAGTTTCATCGTGTCCGAGAAAGGCTCCGGCAGAAATGCAAGCATCGACGACAGTATCGATTATCCTTTTTAACATAAGGGTTATGCCCTGCCTACGGTTACGTTTGGATGTCGGCAAGGGCGCGGTGCCGACCCTTGATCCACCCGTGGCGCGGATAGGGTGAGACCCGGAGCAATTGCCTCACGAAGCCGTCACCCCTCGCCACCGAATCCGGACAGCCTAGACACCCAAAAGATCTCCAAGCTTCTCAGTGACCGGCCGCAACGGATCGACCAGCCCAAGGTCGTAGATCATCGTTGTTTCTAGGTTCCCCTTGTGATCGACATAGTGTGAGATGGCTTCGTGGGAGACGCCCTGCCCCGCCAGCATTAGCGAAATCGCAATCCGTTTAAGATCGTATAACTGGAAATAGTCCGGGACGCCCGGCAATGCCTTAAAGCGAGCGAGGCCGCGGCGGAAGTTGTCGCGCGGTTGAGATGCATCGCGATGTGACGGGAAAAGCAGCTCGCTTTCAGGCCAGCGCATCCGTTGCGCCCTCACCAGCTCGGCGACCTTGGTGTGGATCGGCACTGAACGGAATGCATATTCGTAGGCCGAACGAGACAGCTTGATGCCCTTGGTGTTGTGCTTGTGCCAAATCAGCTTTTCGAGGTCGAAATGCTCGAACTTGGCCGTTGCCAGATCGCTGGGGCGAGCCATAGTCAGGAAGAGGATACCCATCAGATTGCAGAGTTCCAGCATCTGATCGTTCCCCGTTTGGATGACCGCCTTGGCGAGAGCGGCTTTGCGCTTCTGCAATCCGCTGAGCGTTTCGATTTCCGGTACGGCCTCCAAGACTGGATAGAAGATGTGGCGTGCAATTTGGCGAATTTGCTCTGTGGAATAGTCGCGACGGTTCCGCACAACCTTCCGGATTCGGATTGGGGTGCACGGATTGCGCATATCAACGAGCTGCATGCGGATCGCCCAGTTGTACAACGCGCTCACATGCCTCAAGCCATCGTTATGGCTATAGGGCGAGGTAAACTGTTTCTGGTATCGTTCGATATCCAGAGGTTTAATGGATGCAAACGGCCGATCATTGAACATTGTCCCGAAATCGACATAGCTCCTTTTGATGTTGTGCCCCCGGCGGGTCTCCACTCGGGGCGATCTCTTTCGCCACCGCGCCACGAATAGAGCAAACCCGTCCCGATATCCTTCCGACAACGTCTGAATATGGCTTTCCCAATACCGGTCGATGGCTTCGCGAACAGTCAGCAGATGGGCGCGACGCGTATCTTCCGTGTCAGAATCAGGGTTTTCCCCGGCTTCCAGCTGCCTCTCACGTTGCCCAACGGCCAGGCGCGCTGATGCGACGTTGAGGAGGACAGGCGATCCGATGGCTTTGCGGTAGCGCTTGCCATTATATTGATAGACATGGACGAAAGCCTTGTTTCCGAAAGCCGTGACGCGCAGACCGAGACCTGCGACAGAACCACTACGAATGTGACCATCTGCCCCAACGGGGTAATCCCAGAAGATTTCTTGGTATTTATCGGCAGGGCACTGCGCCGTTAAAACTAAAGAATCGGTCAAATACAATTTCGGCATTTCATGTAACTTCCATGTAACGGATTTATACCAAATGTTACATGGGAAATAAAGAAATGACGTTCACAAATACCGAAAAAATGATGAACTTACAGCATGTTGCTGTATTTCGGATTTAGGGAATTATAGCCCAGGAGTGGTTCACACGGTAGGGGTCACAGGTTCGAATCCTGTACCGCCCACCATATTTTTCAATCACTTATCTTGTTGATAGCCGCGCAAAGCCTCCCCATGTAACTTTCATGTAACGGCTGCTGTCTGCATACTAAAATCGCTAAAGTGCCCTCTGTTGATTCTCAGTGGGCTCAGACAAAGAACCTTGCTGCCGCAAGCTCCTGGTTCCGAGCCACGAGATCGAAGAGTGCCGTACCTGGAGAAACTCGATGTCGAATGCGAGGCCGCTTAATGCCGATACCTTGGGCGAATTGGGCGAGGCAGCATTTGGAGCGATGTGTGCGAAAGCAGGTCTTGTTGCCAATAAAGCCACGCGAGATCGCGCGGGATGGGATTTTCGAGTTGAGGTGCCAAATTCGGCGCTACCAACCTCGGTTCCGGCCGACAAACGTGCGATTCCGGATCCGTTTGTTTTTCAGATCAAAACCATGTGGCACGGCGGCACCCACTTTACGGCTTCACTCATCTCGCTGGAAAGACTAGCCAAATCTTCCGAACCCGCGTTTATTTTGGTCTTGACGATCGACGAAGATCGCAATGAGCGGGACGCTTTCCTGATTCATATGGGCGACAAAGTACTCGACCTCGTGCTGAAGCGTTTGACCCGGGACACTCAAAAAGGAGGCGTGACAAACCGTCAGAAGGTTAGATTGAGTAAGGACGCGAGCTGGCTACCCGTTCCCCTCGTCGCCGAGGATATTATCGCTGCCGGAAGAGACATCTGCGTGCGTTACGCAGGCTCTTCGATTTACGCAATTGCCAAGGACAACCAGCTTCGGAAGGCAGGGTATGGTCCCTATCCGTTTAAAGTCAGCATGACGGTAGAAGCAGCCAGTACCAGCGAGCTCATTCAGGCAGCCCTTGGATTAAAGCCATTGCGGGCGACGAATATGTACGGCACAGAAGAACGCTTCGGCATAACCCGACCGCTTTCACCCCCCATGGGTACGACTGGAACCATAACGGTCACTCCAACTAAAGGGCATGATTGCCGCCTCTTCTTTCGGAAAGATAAGTCTTCCATCCCTGTCACCCGATCTGGAGACATCTTCGCTCCGGCCTTACGCGTTGCGGAATTCAGGCAAATGCAGTTTCTGGTGAAATCCGATCCCCTCAAGATGCACCTGTTGATGTCGGGCACATTCAACCTGGATATGCCTGACCTTCGCGACGAGCGGAAGCCGATCGGATGGTGGAAGGAAATCTACGATATCTTTGATATCCTAAGTTGCGACAACGGTTCGATCGAAGTCTATGTTGACGGCATGACCAAGCTTTTCGCAGCCAATAATATCAGTGCATCCTTCGGCGCGGACGATCGAAAACGAATAAGCCACTTCCACAAGGTGATTACCGCCGCTGACGCGCTGTTGAAGCGCACTGGACACACGGATTTGGCGCTGACATTCGATGATATCATCACCAGTCAGGACGACATCCTCACCTGCATACAGCTCATCACAGAAATCGGCACAACCTTTTCCTGCGATCTCGATAGTCCAGCCTCCACTCTCGATGTTGAGTTTGATATGGCGGAACCCGGTGTTTTCATTCAGGCGCTCAAAATTGGACCCATCTCGATTCACTATTGCGCTTGCGCTGACATTGCGTTCCGTCGCACCGAGATGGATGGTGCTATTCTGGAGGGCACCACGACACAAAGCGGCATCCTCCGGCCAGATGGCGGAGAAGATATCTATAAATTTTCAGAGATTTGCGCACGCGAGGCAGGCGCAAAATGCCGGATCACCTTTGAAGGTTTTGGCAAGTCCGTACTTCAGAGCGGTGATCAATAAGGCCTGCCCTGTTGTTCTATCAACGTCATTAATCCTTTGTGACAAAGCTTATGGCGTCCACCCAAGGCTGAAGCACCTCGCTCGGGATAGCATAAGTTATGGGAAGCGAAACGTTCTCCACTGATAAACCGCTTGTCACCATGCCAATGACTTTGCCGGTGTCCGCTGTACAGACCACACCTCCACTAATGCCGCCCAGCGCAACCGAACTGATCTGAAAAAGGCGAGTCTCCTCAGGTTGTGTTGCCGGCAAAATCGCGCTGATTATGCCGTCATAGAAAGTCGGCTGCACAATGCCTCGGTTAGTTGCGGCTGTTAAAAACAGGTCGCGTCCCAGAGGATAGCCGCCAATCAGGACTCGATCGCCGATCCCCACGCGAGTAGAATCACCCCATTTTACGGCTGGCACTTCATACTTATGATCGTCAGGGCTTCGTACGGGGCATATTAGGACACCAACGTCTACCGAGGCATTCCCCTTCCGATGCCTGGGATCTATGAAATTGAAGCAACTCGTGATGGGATAGTAGGTCTTAGCCAGTTTGCCATTGAAGATCGTGTCAGCTTGAATGTAGGCGTGACCGCTCCTCACCTCCAAAGCCTGGCAAACATGCCAGCAGGTGAGAAGCTTCCCAGGGCCACACTGAAATGCCGTTCCCTGGATATCCATGATCCACTCTTCAAAGCCGGGGTCCTCACTACTAATAGTTTCGCCGGATTGATGTTTCTGGACACCGAAATGGTTGCCGACAGGAAGGATCGATTTGGCAAGGCGAGAAATAGGGGTTTGCCGTCCAAATGAGGCCCAAGGAATTTTCGCAAAAATCTCTGCCAGCTTTTCCATACAATCAGTTCCGCTTCGGGCCGTTTTTTTGAGCGTCAGCACCTATGATCATCCGGCAGCGTCGTCTCTCAACTCGGTCCTGTCGGACGGCAACTTGGGATATTTGCACGATCTCCGCGTTTGGCGGCAAGTGCCACGAGGGACGGCGATGGCACGGTATTCATTTGATGCGCCAGATATGCAGGCAATGAAATCGGGCCAATCGCCTCTGCCGCGGCGGGCACCGTTATCCACACAACTCCGTCAACATAGTTCGGGTCGAGAGTGTCAATCAGGTCCTGGTCGTTACAGACCAAGACGTTCATGGAGCGTCCTGAGGGTGAGATAATAAAGAGGCCAAGACTGCCTTCGACGATCATGACCATGAGGACCCAACCACCCGGCCACTTCAATATTTCCTCGGCACCGCCTAGGCCTGCCCCACCGAAGAGCGGCGAACCGCGCACGGGAATGAGCCGCCGTTTTTCGGTATTCGCTTCACGCATCCCCCATCGCAAGGTTTTGGCGTAGTCCGATCTGAGAAAAGCCTCACCAAGGAGCTTGTATCCAACTCCCAGGCCGAGCTTTGCAAGCATCCTGTTTCCGAGATCGAACGAAATAGCGGGCCGCGTGCGGATCCGGCTTCCATCACGGCTGGCATTGAGAACGGCATCGACCGTTTGCATATCCCCGGCTTGGATTGGGTCGGCTCTATCAAGGTTCCTAAAGGGCCAGTTTGGCGGCAATTCCGCATTGACGACAAAACGCTCAGCTCGACGAAAGTGTTGTCGAAACGACTCCAGGCTGACTAGAATCCAGAATTCCTCTGTTGATGTGAGGGCTACATAGGCTCGGCCAGCCTTGGACCTTTTCCGACGCGGGTCACCCCCAGCGTAGGTCACCCATTCCTCGTCACCGTCGTCGGGGCGGATATGGACTATGTTGGCGCCACACGGACCGGCCCAATAGTCAGCAACGTGCCCTTCCGGTAGTGGCACGTCCTGTATCGGTCCAAGGTAGTCTAGTGGTATCGCCGTGACTTTGCCCTTGCCAGCCAGATATTCAAGGGAGCCATTCGAGAGCTCTGCTTGACCTACCCAACTGCGGATGAACGCTCCATCAACGAATACGCCGGCTAGGCTGTTGCAAGATTGGCAGACATCATCGGTACGCCAGACATCGCGCGGCAGGAAGTCGCCGCCCAAGGCATTCGGCCAGATGTGTTCGTCGGAAAACGACTCCTCAGATTTCTGCGCGTCACAGTACAGGCAGGTTCTCATTTCGCTCCCAAATCCAAATGCCTGTCCGGAAAGTCACCGCGTGGTTTTCGCGATTATAGATGCTGTTTCAGTACTATTTCTTTGAAATCGCGACAAGATCCTCCTTGAGGCGCACTGGCAGATCCATGCGCTAATGAAGAATGTTCATAATACCGAGATCGCCATTTTCAAGTTCACGAAAGAATACGCAGTGATGCTCGTAGCGACTGAAATAGGCTTGGCGCCGAAATTCCACGGGGACCGCCAATCGTTGAGGAAGCTGTCGCCGGATTAGCCGATCTTCGCATAGTCGCCGCAAATATCCATGCAGCCCAAGAATGTATGCGTCCGCCTGTTTTTCTCCCCACACCTCCATGGTATCGCGCCAGATTTTGTCCTGCGCGGCGTCAGCGCGGATAAAAGCGGTAAGCCATCATGATCAGCGGCGCTTGTTGCGGCGGATGCCCGCTCCTGCTCCTCGTGGCTGTCGCTGATGGCCAACGCCCGGGCCTGCTCGATGCTCATGGCATCCTCGCGCAACACGTCCAGCACCTTCGGGGCAAGCCCTGGCAGCTTCAACCGCTGACGCACGGTGATAACCGACTGGCCGAACCGCGCCGCGATGCTCTCCGGGGCCATGCCATTCTCGGCAAGCTCCCGGTAGGCAAGAATTTCATCGACCAGTGCATCGCCCCGCGCTGGACGTTTTCCGCCAACGAGATTTCCGTAGAGTCACCCGCCTGACGCAGGGTGCAGGGAATGGGCGCGTCCTCCGCCAACCGTCCCTCCTTCGCTAGCAAACGCAGGGCGCCAAGGCGGCGGGAGCCCGCAATCACCTCGTATTTGCCCTTTTTGCCTTTGCGCACCGTAAGCTTATGGATGAGCCCGTGCGCCTCGATGCTGTCGGCCAGCTCCGACAAGCCCGCCGTAGCGTTCACGCGCCGCACGTTACCGGCACTCGGCATCAGCCTATTAAGCGCAATGCTCTCGTCCTCGTGCCGGATATTGATGGTGAGCTGGGCCACGGCCGTTTCGGTGGTCATTGTGATGGTGTCCATAGTCTGAGTCCTTCCGTTGATTGTCGTCGTGGAACACGGGCAGAACCGCGTTCTGCTCCCCGGGGCCGCGTGAGCGGTGGGGCTGGAAGGGGACAACAGGTCTTCGCGGGGAACCGGCTGCACGGAACGCAGCGCCAGCACAGTGGAGGAAGCTGGGTGGAAGATCCTGTTTGGGGAGGAGAAGGGGCAACGCCCCTAGGCCCCCAATACCACGGAGAATATGCGCAAGCGCCGTGAAATAGGGTAAAGTATATCTGTCCTGACATTGAGGCTGAGCGAGTAGGAATCTTGGAGCGGAAAATTTCCCTGTTTATAGACCTACTGAACGCAGCAAAGACGATAGCGGAAAAGGACGCCCGTCGCCAAATGTTGGTCTATCTCTTGGACCTTGCGATCGTTGACGCGGAAGAAGAGCGCGAACGTCAGCGTTTAAGTCACGCGGATACGGAGAAAGGACCACGTTGAGCCATAAAGGCTTCCCTCGCCTCGCCGCTGCGTTCCATCAAGCAAAACAATGAAGAGTATCGGAGAAATCAGCATCGCGCCGGCGCACGACGGGATTTCGGGAATTCTCGACACGCTAAGGGCGGAATAAGTGCAGCCGCAGGAGCCTCAGCATAGCGGCCTGCAGGGAGGCGGGACCGACTGCCTCCGTCCGTGTGTTCCGTGTTCATGCCTATCAACGACAGGCGATCAGCGCGTAAAATCAAGTGAAAATACTTAGTGCCGCCGGTAAATAACGAGATGTAAAGGCATTGCGTCACGGATCGATGTTGTTTCCTTGGTCCACCGATTTCCTCACTCTGAAGACTTTTATTGCAGTTTCAGTCGAACTCTCTTGCAAGTCGCAATGAGGTAAGCAACTATAACGTGATAAATACGCGAACTGGGAGCTTCGCAAATGTTTACCAGGAGAACGATTTTACAGGCCGCCGCTTTGATACCATTCGCCACTAAGGCCATCGCTCAAACAACGGCAGATTTCGATGTACCTTTCGAGAGCGGCCGCGCAGATTTCTCAGGCGTTTGGGAACTCAACTCGGGAACTATTAGCACGCTCGTCGCAAATGCACCGGATCTACCTAAAAACTCGGCACCCGCGGGGGCAAAAATTGTTTTTGCATCTGCCAAAGATATAGACGACTACTTCAAATCCAAAAAAGGCGATTCATTTATCGATTGGTTTAATCGAGACTTGGCTGGAAAAGGGAATTTCCAGAATAAAAGAATTCAAGGCCCTAATGTAGCTTCCAATTTCAACAATTATTGGACGTCTTATCTTCAAAGCGAACCGCTGACGCTTATGCAATTTCTCTGCTACATGGCGGTCCATATTAACGAGTGTAACGGCAACCTCGTATCGATAACTGAATCATATGGCCACAAAGACCATCCCGGCATTTCCTATCTTTTCGATAAGGTAATTCTTAAAACCAACAACCGCTCCTGGAGCAAGGCGTCCTACAACAAGAATTATAGCTGCCTCGAATTATTCAATAGTGATGTGTTTCTGGACGTGCATGCGAAGCGAACTGGTGAACCGGAATGGCCGGCGCTAAGAAAAACCAGTGATACGATATGGTCAGGATTCGTATACCCACAGTCTAAATATCCGACATCAGGGGACGTTAAGACGACGGGCATGATTTTGCACGCCGACTTTTTTAAGTTCCGTGGGCGCGGGGTTATTCAAACGACTTGGCGCAGTAATTATCGCGACATAGCCAAATACGTTACCGAATATGTCGGCGACGACCAAACCATTCAAAAATACAGGGACAAATGGCGGAGCCATCATGTCGATGAAATATGCACTATTTCGACCAGCCTCGACTGGGATGAGATCTTTAAATCGAATGATATCCTGACGTTTGCCGTGAGGATCCATGCGAAGAATGGGTCAAACTATCACCATCTCTCTGGCTCGGACAAAGAGCTGAACGGAACCGGAAAGGGTTCGATTGCAAACATGGGCGATTGTATCGGGGGCGCTGGGTACGGGCAGCGTTTGAAGGCGCGGATTGGCGATGTCATGAAATCACTGCAGGTATGAGCGTAATATGAAAACCTTGTTTCGCTATTTGATTTTCATAATTCCCGCTCTTGCATATGGGCCAACTGCTCGTGCCAATCAGCAATGCGTCTACGAAGCTTTCAATAAGGCGGTGGTCGAGGTTCTATATTACCCCGATCAAACGGATACCGATGATACGGCAATTTACGGAACCGGATTTGTCATTTCGCCCGACGGATGGATTCTCACTGCACGGCATGTATTGGAACGCGAAGACGGCTCAGGAACGACAGGAACGGCGAAGGTTCGCATTGGCGATCTTGACGCCAATCCGATTCCGGCAGCAATCATGAAGAGGGATGACTTCGACTTTGCTCTATTGAAAGTCGATAAAGAAGATCTTCCATACGTACGAATTCGCGAGGAATATCGGCCCAAGATTGGGCTAAACGTTCTCGGAATTTCTTATATCAAAGATTCTGGGCGCTCTCTTGTTGCCGAGTCGCCCATTACCAAGCTCAACATTATCTCTCCACGGTCGAGCGTCTGGCAGGAAACGCGAATGCAAGTGGAGAGGAGTGCCAGCGGCGGCCCGGTATTCGGACCGGACGGGCTTGTTGTGGGTATGTTGTCATCGGCCGAATTCCCCTCCAGTACGTCGGCCCTATCCACCCGAACATGGTTCACAACAATCCGGTTGGCTCACGAAAGTCTATTCACAGCCGGAGCAGAATCCACAACCGATCCGGCGTGTGAGACCCAGCAGGAAACGACGACGAAGGCCCGCTTTTCCAACGCGCCGGCCCCCGGTTTTACCTACATCGGCACCAAAGATCCGTCTGGCACCAAGTGGCTTGATCAGGTTTACAGGCTTCCGCAAGAGCCGGACGCTGCGCCCTCGGTCGGATCAACTGTCGTCGCGAAGGGATATGTTTGGATCCGAGATGAGATTATCGCGCCGGGCGGGTCGAAAGATAATGCGTCAATCAAGGGTTTGGCCTCGCCCGGCGATTTCTTCCACGTAACCGATGTTACCAACCTCGCAAACGGTCAGGTGTGGGCAAAAGTCGCGCCGCTCGACGTCCTCGGCAAGCTTACGGGGGCGCCGCAGGTAAAACTTCCAGAGCAATAGGCAGCGCAGCATTTTGGGAAGCATGTCGCTAACTGGCTGGCTCAGATAGCGACA encodes the following:
- a CDS encoding HNH endonuclease translates to MRTCLYCDAQKSEESFSDEHIWPNALGGDFLPRDVWRTDDVCQSCNSLAGVFVDGAFIRSWVGQAELSNGSLEYLAGKGKVTAIPLDYLGPIQDVPLPEGHVADYWAGPCGANIVHIRPDDGDEEWVTYAGGDPRRKRSKAGRAYVALTSTEEFWILVSLESFRQHFRRAERFVVNAELPPNWPFRNLDRADPIQAGDMQTVDAVLNASRDGSRIRTRPAISFDLGNRMLAKLGLGVGYKLLGEAFLRSDYAKTLRWGMREANTEKRRLIPVRGSPLFGGAGLGGAEEILKWPGGWVLMVMIVEGSLGLFIISPSGRSMNVLVCNDQDLIDTLDPNYVDGVVWITVPAAAEAIGPISLPAYLAHQMNTVPSPSLVALAAKRGDRANIPSCRPTGPS
- a CDS encoding tyrosine-type recombinase/integrase, which translates into the protein MPKLYLTDSLVLTAQCPADKYQEIFWDYPVGADGHIRSGSVAGLGLRVTAFGNKAFVHVYQYNGKRYRKAIGSPVLLNVASARLAVGQRERQLEAGENPDSDTEDTRRAHLLTVREAIDRYWESHIQTLSEGYRDGFALFVARWRKRSPRVETRRGHNIKRSYVDFGTMFNDRPFASIKPLDIERYQKQFTSPYSHNDGLRHVSALYNWAIRMQLVDMRNPCTPIRIRKVVRNRRDYSTEQIRQIARHIFYPVLEAVPEIETLSGLQKRKAALAKAVIQTGNDQMLELCNLMGILFLTMARPSDLATAKFEHFDLEKLIWHKHNTKGIKLSRSAYEYAFRSVPIHTKVAELVRAQRMRWPESELLFPSHRDASQPRDNFRRGLARFKALPGVPDYFQLYDLKRIAISLMLAGQGVSHEAISHYVDHKGNLETTMIYDLGLVDPLRPVTEKLGDLLGV
- a CDS encoding serine protease — protein: MLTLKKTARSGTDCMEKLAEIFAKIPWASFGRQTPISRLAKSILPVGNHFGVQKHQSGETISSEDPGFEEWIMDIQGTAFQCGPGKLLTCWHVCQALEVRSGHAYIQADTIFNGKLAKTYYPITSCFNFIDPRHRKGNASVDVGVLICPVRSPDDHKYEVPAVKWGDSTRVGIGDRVLIGGYPLGRDLFLTAATNRGIVQPTFYDGIISAILPATQPEETRLFQISSVALGGISGGVVCTADTGKVIGMVTSGLSVENVSLPITYAIPSEVLQPWVDAISFVTKD
- a CDS encoding S1 family peptidase; its protein translation is MKTLFRYLIFIIPALAYGPTARANQQCVYEAFNKAVVEVLYYPDQTDTDDTAIYGTGFVISPDGWILTARHVLEREDGSGTTGTAKVRIGDLDANPIPAAIMKRDDFDFALLKVDKEDLPYVRIREEYRPKIGLNVLGISYIKDSGRSLVAESPITKLNIISPRSSVWQETRMQVERSASGGPVFGPDGLVVGMLSSAEFPSSTSALSTRTWFTTIRLAHESLFTAGAESTTDPACETQQETTTKARFSNAPAPGFTYIGTKDPSGTKWLDQVYRLPQEPDAAPSVGSTVVAKGYVWIRDEIIAPGGSKDNASIKGLASPGDFFHVTDVTNLANGQVWAKVAPLDVLGKLTGAPQVKLPEQ
- a CDS encoding Shedu immune nuclease family protein, producing MSGFDDGATIGGWRTDHLYVHPFKNGDGKFFTVIIEEGGSRSIEYIPPFPSRNRLKVKFTFITERNEITKVELRKYKEYKDGWREQWSGADDPIALSHFSFQKIMALLQLMTELDLASVTERRLAIHEGYGPIDRETADKVKSIVALPEGYKILDEVLQSGLIQSHDIVNIGYRKAQLGIFKRLLEEPGYLDVYKVEEGLTTPQEEKVWQNFFQRNPWIFGFGLDYRYLNILQAEAHIADTDLSGNDAAIVDFLMGCTDFTVLVEVKKPSTPLFLKNQNRANSWRLSRDFTDAVSQILEQKASWQIKAETNAHKNLNGAGKLLRQRTLDPKCILITSSDAAFAGSEKEREIKLRTFELFRRDTRNIEVLTYDELYERASFIVSEKGSGRNASIDDSIDYPF
- a CDS encoding ParB/Srx family N-terminal domain-containing protein, producing MDTITMTTETAVAQLTINIRHEDESIALNRLMPSAGNVRRVNATAGLSELADSIEAHGLIHKLTVRKGKKGKYEVIAGSRRLGALRLLAKEGRLAEDAPIPCTLRQAGDSTEISLAENVQRGAMHWSMKFLPTGSLPRMAWPRRASRRGSASRLSPCVSG